The proteins below come from a single Oscillatoria sp. FACHB-1407 genomic window:
- a CDS encoding PIN domain-containing protein, translated as MAAIPPVILVLDIGALSAATPREWLEFSRVGSCIVPQVVYEEMKFLFDRSPDPDLERIARAFNRFYATSGWQISEATAHHAVLKSGAGQALTRRTRISLAVGKCAYALSQEFPASLVVLVSSDRSMLQRIYDIQANNLCAITGPALLQWCRTGQRPIAVSQKLQRLRVATGAQVNSTIQGQAYTATSPSRITTTPTRTTSTTRITSGKKTTIQEASSMPSWIPQAFSLATSLAALIIAGFILVNVFRSANFQQLVNPSDAAPTQTSP; from the coding sequence ATGGCGGCAATTCCTCCCGTTATTTTGGTTCTGGATATTGGCGCGTTGTCCGCAGCAACCCCACGGGAATGGTTAGAGTTTTCGCGGGTGGGGAGCTGCATCGTGCCTCAAGTTGTTTACGAAGAGATGAAGTTTTTGTTTGATCGCTCTCCTGACCCAGACCTGGAGCGTATCGCCAGAGCCTTTAATCGTTTTTATGCTACCAGTGGTTGGCAGATCAGCGAAGCAACGGCTCATCATGCTGTGCTCAAGTCGGGGGCTGGTCAGGCATTGACTCGGCGCACTCGTATTTCTCTGGCGGTGGGCAAATGCGCCTATGCTCTGTCACAAGAGTTTCCTGCCAGTCTCGTGGTGCTGGTAAGTAGCGATCGCTCTATGTTGCAGCGGATCTACGACATCCAGGCTAACAACCTGTGTGCCATTACTGGACCTGCGCTGTTGCAGTGGTGCCGCACAGGGCAACGCCCAATCGCCGTTAGTCAAAAGTTACAGCGGTTGCGCGTAGCCACAGGAGCCCAGGTCAACTCTACCATTCAGGGACAAGCTTATACCGCTACTTCTCCCTCCCGCATCACAACGACTCCCACACGAACGACATCGACTACCCGCATCACCTCCGGCAAAAAGACAACGATTCAGGAAGCCTCATCCATGCCTTCCTGGATTCCTCAAGCTTTTTCTCTGGCAACATCCCTCGCTGCCCTGATCATCGCCGGATTCATCTTGGTCAATGTGTTCCGGAGTGCTAATTTTCAACAGTTGGTCAATCCATCTGATGCCGCGCCAACTCAAACCAGCCCATAA
- a CDS encoding DUF4912 domain-containing protein produces MTKERPPLEDLTLRQLRKIASEYGVSRYSRMRKEQLLTSIQEAQQAAKYPPVASSRSLEAQEEVEAAKFDVGQTDRTGGSLAAVDEGLPDLPDGYGESRIVLLPRDPQWAYTYWDIPNSHKEDLRRQGGSRLALRFYDVTDIDINYQRPHSLQQYECDELSREWYLPVPVSDRDYVVEIGYVAGDGRWLLLARSAPVRIPPVYPSDWIDDQFITVSWDEDLRGKKFLELVPPSRRMAGAGAIGSNAIYDEIFGMAQSAEAQRVAGSLYGSMQMVPEQAVSSYIFPSGVGMWALPTMSMSGIGMSGVGFSASAPPIRPRQFWLVADAELIVYGATEPDATVTIGGRPIKLNPDGTFRFQMSFQDGLIDYPILAVAADGEQNRAIHMKFTRETPERRTNTKEEAVQEWLV; encoded by the coding sequence ATGACTAAGGAACGTCCACCTCTTGAGGATTTGACCCTCAGACAACTTCGCAAAATCGCTAGCGAATATGGCGTTTCTCGCTATAGCCGTATGCGAAAGGAGCAGTTGTTGACCTCAATCCAGGAGGCTCAACAGGCGGCGAAGTATCCCCCAGTAGCATCATCTCGATCTTTAGAAGCACAAGAAGAAGTGGAAGCAGCAAAATTTGATGTAGGACAAACCGATCGCACGGGCGGCTCATTGGCAGCCGTTGATGAAGGTTTACCCGATTTGCCGGATGGATATGGCGAGAGCCGCATTGTGCTTTTGCCGCGTGACCCTCAATGGGCGTATACCTATTGGGACATTCCCAATAGCCACAAAGAAGACCTGCGTCGTCAGGGCGGTAGTCGCTTAGCACTCCGCTTTTATGACGTGACTGATATTGATATCAATTACCAGCGTCCGCACAGCTTGCAGCAGTATGAGTGTGATGAGCTGTCACGGGAATGGTATTTGCCTGTCCCTGTGAGCGATCGCGACTACGTGGTTGAAATTGGTTATGTCGCTGGCGATGGTCGTTGGTTACTGTTGGCTCGTTCGGCTCCCGTCCGTATTCCTCCGGTGTATCCCTCGGATTGGATTGATGACCAGTTCATCACGGTTAGCTGGGATGAAGACCTGCGCGGTAAGAAATTCCTCGAATTGGTGCCTCCCAGCAGACGGATGGCAGGGGCAGGAGCGATCGGCAGCAACGCGATTTACGACGAAATCTTTGGTATGGCTCAATCCGCCGAGGCTCAGCGGGTTGCAGGTTCGCTCTACGGCTCCATGCAAATGGTGCCAGAGCAAGCGGTCAGTTCCTACATCTTCCCGTCGGGTGTGGGTATGTGGGCACTGCCGACCATGTCAATGTCGGGTATTGGTATGTCGGGTGTCGGCTTCTCCGCGTCGGCTCCACCCATTCGCCCTCGCCAGTTCTGGTTAGTGGCTGATGCTGAGTTGATCGTTTACGGTGCAACGGAGCCAGATGCAACGGTTACTATCGGCGGTCGCCCCATCAAGCTCAACCCCGATGGCACCTTCCGCTTCCAGATGTCCTTCCAGGATGGCTTGATTGACTACCCAATCCTGGCGGTTGCGGCAGATGGCGAACAAAACCGTGCGATCCACATGAAGTTTACTCGCGAAACTCCAGAGCGTCGCACCAACACGAAGGAAGAAGCCGTTCAAGAGTGGCTGGTTTAA
- a CDS encoding transglutaminase TgpA family protein, protein MSSATKRQTLPIPGLSDLRQRLNAMPLPEVEDSILLRILVQAAVAVGIVALDVAAADVADPLWISIWAVPVSILGAVWSWHRRRKRNIAVKFCIAIAMLIGLAAFFVKLLSSANDTRLALAELLIWLQVFHSFDLPRRKDLGYSMVIGLILMGVSATLSQTLVFAPLLLLFFIIAVPVLILDYRSRLGLPSPSFKRSGLDMAPRRLGVFLLITVGLGLLIFAFLPRLPGYQLRTFPVSAPIDIQGEFDTGNIINPGYVREGRSGTGVGNGPAGELEDGPGELDGDFYYGFNDRINQNLRGQLNPKVVMRVRSQAEGFWRVMAFDRYTGQGWQVSRNEDDLAVQKVERPSWSLRFNLPWSVTLNRTREVVQSYTIVADLPNLIPALYEPKELYFPTRQVAIDPEGALRSPVPLSEGLTYTVVSEVPYRDRTLLRNSDQRYPIPIRDYYMDVPEAIASRVRQEADRILATSPTPITTPYEKALYLAQYLKQNYTIQPNLPFLAENEDLVEAFLFKFGGGYGDHFSTVLTIMLRAIGIPARLVVGFNPGEFNPFTGFYVVQNTDAFAMTEAYFNKYGWFTFNPIPGYEVIPPSIEEYQTFSVLRRFWNWIAGWLPSPVTGFLTWVFEGIANALSWAFGFVTSFMNSWVGILLGAGLLTGLGFLGWLLWSGWNQWRYHRFLGKLPPMEALYRQMLDRLASQGYPKPNAQTPLEYSQHIYGHQPPTHAQAVDEISQAYVRWRYGKQSPDLNHLRQRLRDLQQREKRHSAKKLQLK, encoded by the coding sequence ATGTCTTCTGCGACAAAACGGCAAACGCTCCCTATTCCCGGATTGAGTGACCTACGGCAGCGGCTAAATGCAATGCCTTTACCGGAAGTCGAAGACTCAATCCTGTTGCGGATTCTGGTTCAAGCCGCAGTTGCCGTGGGCATCGTTGCGCTTGATGTTGCCGCCGCAGATGTGGCAGATCCCTTGTGGATCAGCATTTGGGCGGTGCCTGTCAGCATCCTTGGGGCGGTGTGGAGTTGGCATCGTCGGCGTAAACGCAATATCGCTGTCAAATTTTGCATTGCGATCGCCATGTTGATCGGGTTGGCAGCTTTTTTCGTGAAGTTGCTGTCGTCGGCCAATGACACCCGTTTAGCCCTGGCGGAGCTACTCATTTGGCTCCAGGTGTTTCACAGCTTTGACTTGCCCCGTCGCAAAGATTTGGGCTACTCCATGGTGATTGGGCTGATTCTCATGGGTGTGTCGGCAACATTGAGCCAGACGCTCGTGTTTGCGCCCTTGTTGCTCCTGTTTTTTATCATTGCGGTTCCCGTCCTGATTTTGGACTATCGCTCTCGCTTGGGTTTGCCATCCCCCAGTTTTAAGCGGAGTGGGTTAGACATGGCTCCCAGGCGGTTGGGGGTGTTTTTGCTGATCACCGTTGGACTGGGCTTATTGATCTTTGCCTTTTTACCGCGACTGCCCGGTTATCAACTCCGCACGTTTCCAGTGAGTGCTCCGATTGACATTCAGGGTGAATTTGATACGGGCAATATCATTAATCCGGGGTATGTGCGGGAGGGGCGATCGGGCACGGGCGTGGGTAACGGTCCCGCCGGAGAGCTAGAGGATGGACCGGGAGAACTGGATGGGGATTTTTATTACGGCTTTAATGACCGAATTAATCAGAACTTGCGGGGTCAACTCAACCCTAAAGTGGTGATGCGGGTGCGATCGCAAGCTGAGGGATTTTGGCGGGTGATGGCGTTTGATCGCTATACCGGGCAGGGGTGGCAGGTGTCCCGCAACGAGGATGACCTGGCAGTGCAAAAGGTTGAACGCCCGTCCTGGTCACTGCGGTTTAACTTGCCGTGGTCGGTCACGCTGAATCGGACGCGAGAAGTGGTGCAGTCCTACACAATCGTGGCTGACCTGCCTAATCTGATTCCCGCGTTATACGAACCCAAAGAACTCTATTTCCCCACACGACAGGTAGCCATCGACCCGGAAGGTGCGCTGCGATCGCCTGTGCCTTTGTCAGAGGGTTTGACCTACACGGTAGTGTCAGAGGTACCCTATCGCGATCGCACCCTGCTGCGGAACTCGGATCAACGGTATCCAATTCCGATTCGCGATTACTACATGGATGTGCCAGAGGCGATCGCCAGTCGAGTGCGCCAGGAAGCTGATCGGATTTTGGCAACCTCACCCACTCCCATCACTACGCCCTACGAAAAGGCACTTTATCTGGCGCAATACCTCAAGCAGAATTACACGATTCAGCCCAATCTGCCTTTCCTGGCAGAAAACGAAGATTTAGTCGAAGCGTTCTTATTCAAGTTTGGGGGTGGTTATGGCGACCACTTCTCCACAGTGCTGACGATTATGCTACGGGCGATCGGCATTCCGGCACGTCTGGTGGTTGGCTTTAACCCTGGAGAATTCAACCCCTTTACCGGGTTTTATGTGGTGCAAAACACCGATGCCTTCGCCATGACCGAAGCCTATTTCAACAAATATGGCTGGTTTACCTTTAACCCGATCCCGGGCTATGAAGTGATTCCTCCGTCTATTGAGGAATACCAAACCTTTAGTGTGTTGCGGCGTTTTTGGAACTGGATTGCCGGATGGTTGCCCTCTCCTGTCACTGGATTTCTCACCTGGGTGTTTGAAGGGATTGCCAACGCGCTCTCGTGGGCATTTGGATTTGTCACCTCCTTCATGAACAGTTGGGTCGGTATTTTGTTGGGGGCAGGGTTACTCACTGGACTGGGCTTTTTGGGTTGGCTGCTATGGAGCGGGTGGAACCAATGGCGGTATCACCGATTTTTGGGCAAATTGCCTCCCATGGAAGCCCTTTATCGCCAAATGCTCGACCGCCTCGCCTCACAGGGCTATCCCAAACCCAACGCCCAAACTCCCCTAGAATACTCCCAGCATATCTATGGCCATCAACCGCCAACCCATGCTCAAGCAGTGGATGAGATCTCGCAAGCCTATGTGCGCTGGCGGTATGGTAAGCAATCTCCCGATTTAAACCATTTGCGGCAGCGACTCCGCGACTTGCAGCAACGGGAAAAACGCCATTCCGCGAAGAAGCTACAGCTAAAATAA
- a CDS encoding LmeA family phospholipid-binding protein produces MDSDSEVADTTDSSTTASISPLTPSPKSHWVSKGLSAAIQFWLRSQVEHVETLHCQIEGGDRQILSGYIPKVAIAAERAVYQGLHLSQIHLTGSNIRVNLGQVIRGKPLRLMEVVPVEGDVVMHQDDLNTSLEAPLLANAVTEFLAGLVKSLPTSEELPDDAVLRLHNPQIRLANQHLTLIADLLSSEGQATAIAIRTGLQLADGQTLQLDRPCWLPHPNANRGLPLSDLQGFQINLGSDVDLRSIQIEDNQLRCQGRINIIPLSD; encoded by the coding sequence ATGGACTCCGACTCAGAGGTTGCTGACACTACAGATTCCTCTACAACCGCCTCAATCTCACCACTCACGCCATCTCCAAAGAGCCATTGGGTTAGCAAGGGGTTATCTGCGGCAATCCAGTTTTGGTTGCGATCGCAGGTCGAACACGTTGAAACACTGCATTGTCAGATTGAGGGGGGCGATCGCCAAATTTTGTCGGGCTACATCCCTAAGGTGGCGATCGCCGCAGAAAGAGCGGTATACCAGGGGCTACACCTGAGCCAGATTCACCTGACCGGGTCAAATATTCGAGTCAACCTGGGGCAGGTTATACGAGGAAAGCCACTCCGGTTGATGGAAGTCGTACCCGTCGAGGGAGACGTCGTCATGCATCAAGACGACCTCAATACATCTCTAGAAGCTCCGCTGCTGGCTAATGCGGTGACCGAGTTTTTAGCCGGATTGGTGAAATCGCTCCCCACCTCGGAAGAGCTACCAGACGATGCCGTGTTACGACTTCATAATCCCCAAATCCGTCTGGCAAATCAGCACCTCACTCTCATCGCCGATCTCCTCTCTTCTGAAGGTCAAGCGACAGCGATCGCCATCCGCACAGGCTTACAACTTGCCGACGGGCAAACCCTGCAACTCGATCGCCCCTGCTGGTTACCCCATCCTAACGCCAACCGAGGCTTACCCCTCAGCGACCTACAGGGCTTTCAAATCAACCTGGGCAGCGATGTAGATTTACGATCAATTCAGATCGAAGACAATCAGTTGCGGTGTCAGGGACGGATTAATATCATTCCTCTTTCTGATTGA
- a CDS encoding PatU, with product MQDRFHSLLKRRLRSEIERKPPLFPWETEVYEYDSETPDWATSDLVPATPWITQLQNLNVPIPMPENVLSQLFDRCLEVVQSSLREGTKLVQAVEGLFPGNTPALNQLAGLVLTSPARSPLRSPEIASRLPEDYSTATPSQQMVVSMLAAREILETLTLSVSPNEPRAERQWNTTAGPLQLTAEYPSPTGQLRIQSQLPCSGSLRFQGAEAQSIAERSSPGSLSVELFDLAPNQIYPLEIRLAGSEQTPIVFVVHPTTSDV from the coding sequence GTGCAAGACCGTTTTCATTCCCTATTAAAACGTCGGCTCCGCTCTGAAATCGAGCGCAAGCCACCCCTGTTTCCATGGGAGACGGAGGTTTATGAATACGATTCTGAAACCCCCGACTGGGCAACCTCTGACTTGGTTCCTGCGACCCCCTGGATTACCCAACTGCAAAACCTCAATGTACCGATTCCGATGCCGGAAAACGTACTGTCGCAGTTATTTGACCGCTGTTTAGAAGTAGTGCAGTCTTCTCTGCGAGAAGGCACCAAGCTCGTTCAAGCTGTTGAGGGGTTGTTTCCCGGCAACACTCCAGCCTTGAATCAACTGGCTGGGTTAGTGCTCACTTCTCCCGCTCGTTCACCGTTGCGATCGCCTGAAATCGCCTCCCGTCTTCCCGAAGACTACAGCACTGCCACTCCATCACAACAGATGGTTGTGTCAATGTTGGCAGCGCGGGAAATTTTGGAGACGCTGACACTGTCGGTTTCACCGAACGAGCCTCGGGCTGAGCGGCAGTGGAATACGACTGCTGGTCCTCTACAATTGACGGCTGAATATCCGTCTCCCACTGGGCAACTCCGCATTCAAAGTCAACTTCCCTGCTCTGGAAGCCTCCGCTTTCAAGGCGCAGAGGCACAGTCGATTGCTGAGCGGTCTAGCCCCGGTTCTCTCAGTGTGGAATTGTTTGATCTCGCTCCGAACCAGATTTATCCCCTGGAAATTCGACTAGCCGGATCAGAACAAACTCCTATTGTGTTCGTGGTTCATCCCACCACATCCGATGTCTAA
- the hetZ gene encoding heterocyst differentiation protein HetZ, whose protein sequence is MEAIFKLLFSELKQSTQASEQHCRDIATRITAEVTRICSESKRIQSSGQIDTWLTTLARHRLKQCLKYYQLGSHRGRVELHSTLSAVVYRYITPPQVQSSYQARLTLIEDFLQGFYIEALNAFRRENQLPATYRPRSLLQLAEYMAFTERYGKRRIPLPGRRNQQLIILRAQTFSQQQPPETAVDIEQAAEGSSGESDQNRNTAPVQQVREQMVAQEPEPAEDALRLSVVAELMKYLEERQQQDCADYFALRLEDLPASEIEAILGLTPRQRDYLQQRFKYHLIRFALSHHWELVHQWLEADLERNFGLTPQQWQLLQARINPQQAELLHLKRKNMPDAAIAQALGCTVTQVQKQWSKLLEQAWEIRNNLVSGAGAATDE, encoded by the coding sequence GTGGAGGCGATTTTTAAGCTATTGTTCAGCGAACTCAAGCAGTCCACACAAGCTTCTGAACAGCATTGTCGGGATATTGCAACTCGTATTACCGCAGAGGTCACCCGCATCTGTTCGGAAAGTAAGCGCATTCAATCTTCTGGACAAATCGATACCTGGTTGACCACCCTGGCTCGTCATCGCCTCAAGCAATGTCTTAAATACTATCAGTTGGGTTCCCATCGAGGACGTGTCGAGCTACACAGTACCCTAAGTGCTGTGGTCTATCGCTACATCACACCGCCCCAGGTGCAGTCCAGCTATCAAGCTCGTCTCACCCTGATCGAAGACTTTTTGCAGGGGTTTTATATTGAGGCCCTCAACGCCTTCCGGCGAGAAAATCAACTGCCAGCGACCTATCGCCCCCGCAGTTTGCTGCAACTGGCGGAATATATGGCGTTTACCGAACGCTATGGCAAACGTCGCATCCCCCTACCAGGTCGGCGCAATCAACAGTTAATTATTCTACGGGCACAGACTTTTTCGCAACAACAACCCCCCGAAACTGCCGTTGATATTGAGCAGGCAGCAGAAGGTTCATCCGGAGAATCCGATCAAAATCGCAACACCGCTCCGGTGCAACAGGTTCGCGAGCAAATGGTGGCTCAGGAACCGGAACCTGCTGAAGACGCCCTGCGGCTGTCGGTTGTGGCAGAGTTGATGAAATATCTGGAGGAACGGCAACAGCAAGATTGTGCCGATTATTTTGCGCTGCGCTTGGAGGACTTGCCTGCCAGCGAGATCGAGGCAATTTTAGGGCTAACTCCCCGGCAACGCGACTATCTGCAACAACGATTTAAATATCATCTGATTCGCTTTGCCCTGTCGCATCACTGGGAACTGGTGCATCAGTGGCTTGAGGCAGACCTGGAGCGTAATTTTGGCTTGACCCCACAGCAGTGGCAATTGCTGCAAGCCCGCATTAACCCCCAACAGGCAGAACTGTTACATCTCAAGCGCAAAAATATGCCAGATGCGGCGATCGCCCAGGCTTTAGGGTGTACCGTGACCCAAGTTCAGAAGCAATGGTCAAAATTATTGGAACAAGCTTGGGAAATTAGAAATAATTTAGTATCCGGAGCAGGGGCAGCAACCGATGAATAG